From Cryptococcus neoformans var. neoformans B-3501A chromosome 6, whole genome shotgun sequence, the proteins below share one genomic window:
- a CDS encoding hypothetical protein (HMMPfam hit to CPSF_A, CPSF A subunit region, score: 138.6, E(): 1.4e-38), giving the protein MHALHQTLLPSSSIHHSLFLPHFTPSTIYPLPKPPAALDTLDVKVIGNLVVAGAEVLRVFEIREESVPIIENVKLEEDVAEGEKDVQMEEVGDGFFDDGHAERAPLKYQTTRRLHLLTQHELNGTITGLAATRTLESTIDGLDRLIVSFKDAKMALLEWSRGDIATVSLHTYERCSQMNTGDLQSYVPLLRTDPLSRLAVLTLPEDSLAVLPLIQEQSELDPLSEGFSRDAPYSPSFVLSLSDMSITIKNIQDLLFLPGFHSPTIALLFSPMHTWSGRLQTVKDTFCLEIRTFDLSSGTSYPLLTSVSGLPSDSLYLVACPSELGGIVLVTSTGIVHVDQGGRVTAACVNAWWSRITSLKCSMASVSQKLTLEGSRCVFVTPHDMLLVLQNGAVHQVRFSMEGRAVGVIEVLDKGCVVPPPSDLTVAGDGAVFVGSAEGDSWLAKVNVVRQVVERSEKKKDEMEVDWDEDLYGDINDAALDEKAQELFGPAAITLSPYDILTGVGKIMDIEFGIAASDQGLRTYPQLVAVSGGSRNSTINVFRRGIPITKRRRFNELLNAEGVWFLPIDRQTGQKFKDIPEAERATILLSSEGNATRVFALFSKPTPQQIGRLDGKTLSAAPFFQRSCILRVSPLEVVLLDNNGKIIQTVCPRGDGPKIVNASISDPFVIIRRADDSVTFFVGDTVARTVAEAPIVSEGESPVCQAVEVFTDTTGVYRTFEPSKSESSEPISHQIDSENKPNITNGINGTTARSARQTQLTPQQIKRLQEQEPAITTEAPSMETAINSPHGTQWLALVTRGGELQIRSLPDLQIVLQSEGLASSAPSFTDDLGENPGYVLGEKREEGEEEDEIIQMVFCPIGKGTVRQHLLALHHSGRLNAYEAQPRFTVDASSHSRRSLAVRFRKVHTQLLPISGGVGTTNGNARLPYTIVPFNNIEGLTGAFITGEKPHWIISSEAHPLRAFALKQAAMAFGKTTHLGGKGEYFIRIEDGSFICYLPPTLNTDFAIPCDRYQMERAYTNITFDPTSAHYVGAASIEVPFQAYDEEGEIQLGPDGPDLIPPTNQRSTLELFSQGSDPWKVIDGYEFDQNEEVMSMESVNLESPGAPGGYRDFIAVGTGFNFGEDRATRGNTYIFEILQTVGPQGGGGPGSVPGWKLVKRTKDPARHPVNAVNHINGYLLNTNGPKLYVKGLDYDSQLMGLAFLDIQLYATTVKVFKNFMLIGDLCKSFWFVSLQEDPYKFTTISKDLQHVSVVTADFLVHDGQVTFISSDRNGDMRMLDFDPTDPDSLNGERLMLRTEYHAGSAATVSKVIARRKTAEEEFAPQTQIIYATADGALTTVVSVKDARFKRLQLVSDQLVRNAQHVAGLNPRAFRTVRNDLLPRPLSKGILDGQLLNQFALQPIGRQKEMMRQIGTDAVTVASDLQALGGFW; this is encoded by the exons ATGCACGCTCTCCACCAGacccttctcccctcatcctccatacACcactccctcttcctcccacaCTTCACCCCGTCAACCATCTACCCTCTCCCAAAACCACCTGCAGCGCTCGATACTCTCGATGTCAAGGTCATCGGCAACCTTGTCGTCGCCGGAGCAGAAGTCCTGAGAGTGTTTGAAATACGGGAAGAGAGTGTCCCGATAATAGAAAATGTCaaactggaagaagatgtggcTGAGGGCGAGAAGGATGTGCAGATGGAAGAAGTCGGCGATGGATTCTTTGACGATGGTCATGCAGAA CGAGCTCCGTTAAAATACCAAACGACTAGGCGGCTGCATCTCTTGACGCAACATGAGCTCAATGGCACGATAACGGGTTTGGCAGCTACGAGAACGCTTGAGAGTACCATCGACGGTTTAGACAGGTTGATTGTGTCGTTCAAGGACGCAAAG ATGGCACTTTTGGAATGGTCAAGAGGGGATATCGCAACAGTGTCTTTGCATACCTACGAGCGATGCTCCCAAATGAACACTGGTGACTTGCAGAGCTATGTCCCACTGCTCAGGACAGATCCGTTATCGAGATTGGCTGTTCTTACTCTTCCTGAAGACTCGTTGGCGGTTTTGCCTTTGATTCAAGAGCAGTCAGAATTAGACCCATTATCAGAAGGCTTCTCCCG TGATGCACCTTACTCGCCCTCATTTGTTCTCTCCCTTTCAGACATGTCTATTACCATTAAGAACATTCAAgatctccttttccttcccgGCTTCCACTCCCCCACTATCGCACTCCTCTTTTCACCCATGCACACTTGGTCAGGTAGATTACAAACTGTTAAAGATACATTTTGCTTGGAGATTCGTACCTTTGACCTTTCTTCCGGCACTTCCTATCCCCTCCTCACATCTGTCTCTGGTCTCCCTAGCGACAGTCTGTACCTTGTCGCATGCCCTTCTGAACTCGGCGGCATCGTCCTTGTGACCAGCACCGGTATCGTGCATGTCGATCAAGGTGGTCGAGTGACTGCTGCTTGCGTCAATGCCTGGTGGTCCCGAATTACATCCCTCAAATGCTCAATGGCTTCTGTATCCCAGAAACTTACCCTCGAAGGATCTCGGTGTGTCTTTGTCACTCCTCATGACATGCTGCTCGTCCTTCAGAATGGTGCCGTCCATCAAGTGAGGTTTAGCATGGAAGGCAGGGCGGTCGGAGTGATTGAAGTGCTAGATAAGGGATGTGTCGTTCCTCCCCCATCAGATTTGACTGTGGCGGGTGATGGTGCCGTGTTTGTCGGTTCTGCGGAGGGTGATTCATGGTTGGCCAAAGTCAATGTTGTCAGGCAGGTGGTAGAAAGgtcagagaagaagaaggatgagatggaagtAGACtgggatgaag ATCTGTATGGTGATATTAATGATGCTGCACTTGACGAAAAGGCCCAAGAACTGTTCGGTCCCGCTGCAATCACTCTTTCTCCTTATGACATTTTGACAGGTGTTGGGAAGATTATGGATATTGAGTTTGGTATCGCTGCTTCCGATCAAGGA TTACGCACTTATCCCCAATTGGTGGCTGTCAGTGGTGGATCTCGCAACTCAACCATCAACGTCTTCCGT CGAGGTATCCCTATAACAAAGCGCCGCCGATTCAACGAGCTGCTCAATGCCGAAGGTGTCTGGTTCCTCCCTATCGACAGACAAACGGGGCAAAAATTCAAGGATATCCCCGAAGCGGAGAGGGCAACAATATTGCTGAGCAGTGAAGGAAATGCCACCAGA GTCTTTGCGTTGTTCTCTAAACCTACGCCCCAGCAGATTGGTCGGCTTGACGGCAAGACCTTGTCAGCAGCACCATTCTTCCAGCGATCATGCATCCTGCGTGTTTCTCCCCTAGAGGTCGTTCTCTTGGATAATA ATGGTAAAATCATTCAAACCGTCTGCCCTCGTGGTGATGGTCCCAAAATTGTAAATGCCAGTATCTCGGATCCGTTCGTGATCATCCGCCGAGCGGACGATAGCGTCACTTTCTTTGTCGGTGATACTGTTGCAAGAACGGTTGCTGAAGCTCCCATTGTCTCGGAAGGA GAATCTCCCGTTTGCCAGGCAGTAGAGGTCTTTACAGACACCACCGGCGTCTACCGTACTTTCGAGCCTTCCAAATCCGAGTCCTCGGAGCCCATCTCCCACCAAATTGACTCTGAAAATAAACCCAACATCACGAACGGCATAAATGGCACCACTGCGCGTTCCGCTCGCCAAACCCAGCTCACTCCTCAGCAGATCAAGCGATtacaagaacaagaaccTGCCATCACCACAGAAGCACCTAGCATGGAGACTGCAATCAACTCTCCACATGGCACTCAATGGCTTGCGCTTGTGACGAGGGGTGGTGAGCTACAGATACGGTCGTTGCCCGATTTGCAGATTGTTTTGCAGAGTGAGGGTTTGGCATCGTCTGCACCGAGTTTTACGGATGATTTGGGTGAGAATCCGGGGTATGTACTTGgtgagaaaagggaagagggtgaagaggaggatgagattaTACAGATGGTGTTCTGTCCCATTGGAAAGGGAACTGTCAGGCAGCACTTGCTC GCTCTTCACCACTCGGGTCGATTAAACGCCTACGAAGCTCAACCTCGCTTCACCGTCGATGCATCATCCCATTCTCGTCGTTCGCTCGCAGTTCGATTCCGTAAAGTTCATActcaacttcttcccatctcgGGCGGTGTCGGTACCACCAACGGGAACGCTCGACTGCCTTACACCATCGTCCCCTTCAACAACATTGAGGGTTTGACCGGAGCGTTCATTACTGGAGAGAAACCGCATTGGATTATCTCGAGTGAAGCTCATCCTCTGAGGGCGTTTGCGTTGAAACAGGCGGCGATGGCGTTTGGTAAAACGACTCATTTGggtgggaagggagaaTACTTCATTAGAATAGAAGAT GGCTCCTTTATCTGTTACTTACCTCCCACACTCAACACTGACTTTGCTATCCCTTGTGATCGGTACCAAATGGAGCGAGCTTATACCAATATAACATTCGATCCAACATCTGCTCATTACGTCGGAGCTGCTTCCATTGAGGTACCATTTCAGGCgtatgatgaagagggagagatcCAGCTGGGGCCAGATG GTCCTGACCTCATTCCCCCGACTAACCAACGATCAACTCTTGAACTTTTCTCGCAAGGTTCTGATCCTTGGAAAGTTATTGATGGTTATGAGTTTGATCAAAACGAAGAAGTCATGAGTATGGAAAGTGTGAACTTGGAATCGCCTGGTGCGCCGGGTGGCTATAGGGACTTTATCGCCGTGGGAACTGGTTTCAACTTCGGTGAAGATCGAGCTACGAGAGGGAAC ACATATATATTTGAGATCCTTCAAACTGTCGGACCGCAAGGAGGGGGAGGTCCTGGTAGCGTACCAGGGTGGAAATTGGTTAAGAGGACGAAAGACCCCGCGAGACATCCCGTGAATGCTGTAAATCACATTAACGGGTACTTATTGAACACCAATGGTCCGAAG CTCTACGTAAAAGGCCTTGACTACGACTCTCAGCTGATGGGTCTCGCTTTCCTCGATATCCAATTATACGCTACCACTGTCAAAGTGTTTAAGAACTTTATGCTCATTGGCGACCTTTGCAAGAGTTTTTGGTTTGTTTCACTTCAAGAAGATCCCTACAAGTTCACGACCATCAGTAAAGATTTGCAACATGTCTCGGTAGTGACTGCAGACTTCCTTGTACACGATGGCCAGGTGACATTTATCTCCAGCGACAGGAATGGTGACATGAGAATGCTTGACTTCGATCCCACTG ACCCCGACTCGCTGAATGGTGAACGTTTGATGCTGAGAACCGAGTACCATGCTGGATCTGCCGCCACAGTATCGAAGGTGATTGCCAGGAGGAAGacagcagaggaagaatttGCACCGCAAACACAGATCATCTATG CTACGGCCGACGGAGCGTTGACGACTGTTGTATCTGTCAAGGATGCGAGGTTCAAGCGATTACAGCTCGTATCTGATCAACTGGTCAGGAACGCCCAGCATGTTGCGGGCCTCAACCCTCGGGCCTTCAG AACTGTTCGTAACGACCTCTTACCACGCCCTTTATCGAAGGGTATCCTGGATGGTCAACTTCTCAACCAATTCGCTCTCCAACCGATAGGAAGGCAAAAAGAGATGATGCGACAGATTGGTACGGACGCCGTTACTGTCGCTAGTGATTTGCAGGCCTTAGGCGGTTTCTGgtaa